A window from Alphaproteobacteria bacterium encodes these proteins:
- the nuoN gene encoding NADH-quinone oxidoreductase subunit NuoN, with protein MSPAIVPDLAPALPEIFLALVAMALLMLGAFRGNGATMSVSWLAVVSFVVAGFLVVMGPDKATLTFAGMFVVDPLSTFLKILILLGSGLAIVMSLGYLRREGMERFEFPILIVLATLGMLMMVSASDLISLYVGLELQSLSLYIVAAFKRDSQRSSEAGLKYFVLGALSSGILLYGASLIYGFAGSTNFADLGRLLDQGEAPLGVVVGLVFVLAGLAFKVSAVPFHMWTPDVYEGAPTPITAFFAVAPKIAALGLFLRTMLDPFATMVHDWQQIVVLVSVLSMVLGAFAAIGQSNIKRLMAYSSIGHMGYALVGLAAGTPEGLRGVLIYLTIYLAMNVGAFAVILNMRREGAMVEEIDDLAGLARNNPMLALAMAIFLFSLAGVPPLAGFFGKFYIFMAALNAGLYTLAVIGVLASVVGAYYYVRIVKIMYFDDPAEPFEGPLGPAMGSILALSSIFTLLFFVYPVPLLAGAQSAAQALFP; from the coding sequence ATGTCGCCTGCAATCGTTCCTGATCTGGCCCCGGCGCTGCCCGAGATTTTCCTCGCCCTCGTGGCCATGGCGCTCCTCATGCTGGGCGCCTTCCGCGGCAACGGCGCCACCATGAGCGTCTCCTGGCTGGCCGTGGTGTCCTTCGTGGTGGCGGGTTTCCTGGTCGTCATGGGGCCGGACAAGGCGACGCTCACTTTCGCCGGCATGTTCGTGGTCGATCCCCTCTCGACTTTCCTCAAGATCCTGATCCTGCTGGGCTCGGGTCTGGCCATCGTCATGTCGCTGGGGTATCTGCGCCGCGAGGGCATGGAGCGCTTCGAGTTTCCCATCCTGATCGTGCTGGCGACGCTGGGCATGCTGATGATGGTCTCGGCCAGCGATCTGATCTCGCTTTACGTTGGCCTCGAGCTGCAAAGCCTGTCGCTCTATATCGTCGCCGCCTTCAAGCGCGATTCACAGCGCTCCTCGGAGGCCGGGCTCAAGTACTTCGTGCTCGGCGCGCTGTCGTCGGGCATCCTGCTCTACGGCGCTTCGCTGATCTACGGCTTTGCCGGCAGCACCAACTTCGCCGATCTGGGACGCCTGCTGGACCAGGGCGAGGCGCCGCTGGGCGTCGTCGTCGGACTGGTTTTCGTGCTCGCCGGCCTGGCTTTCAAGGTTAGCGCCGTGCCCTTCCACATGTGGACGCCCGACGTCTACGAAGGGGCGCCGACGCCGATCACCGCCTTCTTCGCCGTGGCCCCCAAGATCGCCGCGCTCGGGCTATTCCTGCGTACCATGCTCGATCCCTTCGCAACCATGGTGCACGACTGGCAGCAGATCGTGGTGCTGGTCTCGGTGCTGTCGATGGTGCTGGGCGCCTTCGCCGCCATCGGCCAGTCGAACATCAAGCGCCTGATGGCCTACTCGTCGATCGGCCACATGGGCTATGCCCTGGTGGGCCTGGCCGCCGGCACGCCCGAGGGCCTGCGCGGCGTGCTGATCTACCTCACCATCTATCTCGCCATGAACGTCGGTGCCTTCGCCGTCATCCTCAACATGCGCCGCGAGGGTGCCATGGTGGAAGAGATCGACGACCTGGCCGGCCTGGCCCGCAACAACCCGATGCTGGCGCTGGCCATGGCCATCTTCCTCTTTTCCCTGGCCGGCGTGCCGCCGCTGGCCGGCTTCTTCGGCAAGTTCTACATCTTCATGGCGGCTCTGAACGCCGGCCTCTACACCTTGGCGGTGATCGGCGTACTGGCCAGCGTGGTGGGCGCCTACTACTACGTGCGCATCGTCAAGATCATGTACTTCGACGACCCGGCCGAGCCCTTCGAAGGACCGTTGGGCCCCGCCATGGGGTCCATTCTCGCGCTCAGCAGCATCTTTACGCTACTCTTCTTCGTCTATCCGGTGCCGCTCCTGGCCGGTGCCCAAAGTGCCGCCCAGGCGCTGTTTCCGTGA
- a CDS encoding biotin--[acetyl-CoA-carboxylase] ligase, producing the protein MSSSLHLDPFFQLFAHDSLGSTNDEVRRLAAAGEEAGVLVWAREQTAGRGRRGRHWVSGRGNLFCSLLLRPDCPPAQANQLSFVAALAVAGALGELLEVPEIDLKWPNDVLISDAKIAGILLESKIAPAGPVDWVIIGTGINVEHHPVDPERPATSLRAEGSGAEVEAVLENYSKHLLGWLRRWREEGFAPVREAWLADCRGQGRRIEMRLGDRTLTGIFETVDPGGALILADDDGQRHSVGSGEMVRTHLPT; encoded by the coding sequence GTGAGTTCTAGCCTGCATCTCGACCCTTTCTTCCAGCTTTTCGCCCACGACAGTCTGGGCAGCACCAACGACGAGGTCCGCCGCCTGGCCGCGGCCGGCGAGGAGGCCGGAGTGCTGGTCTGGGCCCGCGAGCAGACGGCCGGCCGGGGCCGGCGCGGCCGGCACTGGGTATCGGGGCGGGGCAATCTTTTCTGCTCTCTGTTGCTGCGGCCCGATTGCCCGCCGGCCCAGGCCAATCAGCTCTCATTCGTGGCGGCGCTGGCGGTGGCCGGGGCGCTGGGAGAGCTGCTGGAGGTGCCGGAGATCGACCTCAAATGGCCAAACGACGTGCTCATCAGCGATGCCAAGATCGCCGGCATCCTGCTGGAATCGAAAATTGCGCCCGCCGGCCCGGTCGACTGGGTCATCATCGGCACCGGCATCAACGTCGAACACCACCCTGTTGATCCGGAACGGCCGGCCACCTCGCTCCGCGCCGAGGGCTCGGGGGCCGAGGTGGAAGCCGTGCTGGAAAACTATTCGAAGCACCTGCTGGGCTGGTTGCGGCGCTGGCGGGAAGAAGGCTTTGCCCCGGTGCGCGAGGCTTGGCTGGCCGACTGCCGCGGCCAGGGCCGCCGCATCGAGATGCGGCTGGGCGATCGGACATTGACCGGCATTTTCGAGACCGTCGACCCCGGCGGTGCCCTGATCCTGGCCGACGACGACGGCCAGCGCCACAGCGTCGGTTCCGGCGAGATGGTGCGAACACATTTGCCAACCTGA